A genome region from Colletotrichum lupini strain CBS 119142 culture-collection CBS:119142 mitochondrion, complete genome includes the following:
- the cox2 gene encoding cytochrome c oxidase subunit II, with the protein MNLVIKSLVYNLDAPHAWGIYFQDSATPQMEGLVELHDNIMYYLVLILFAVGWVLFSIVRYFVETKSPIAHKYLNHGTLIELIWTITPAIILILIAFPSFKLLYLMDEVNDPSMTISVEGHQWYWSYQYPDFLDSSDEFIEFDSYIVPESDLEEGALRMLEVDNRVIVPEETHIRFVITSGDVIHSYAAPALGIKCDAYPGRLNQVSAFINRSGVFYGQCSEICGILHSSMPIVIESVSLENFLSWLLSQ; encoded by the coding sequence ATGAATTTAGTTATAAAAAGCTTAGTTTATAACTTAGATGCCCCACACGCGTGAGGGATTTATTTCCAAGACAGTGCTACTCCTCAAATGGAAGGGTTAGTAGAATTACATGATAATATTATGTACTATTTAGTATTAATATTATTTGCTGTAGGATGAGTATTATTTTCTATAGTAAGATACTTTGTAGAAACTAAATCACCTATTGCTCATAAATATTTAAATCACGGTACTTTAATAGAATTAATATGAACTATAACACCTGCTATAATATTAATATTAATTGCATTCCCTTCATTTAAATTATTATATTTAATGGATGAAGTTAATGACCCTTCAATGACTATTTCAGTAGAAGGTCATCAATGATACTGAAGTTACCAATATCCAGACTTCTTAGATTCTAGTGACGAATTTATAGAATTTGATTCATATATCGTGCCAGAATCTGACTTAGAGGAAGGTGCTTTAAGAATGTTAGAAGTTGATAACAGAGTAATTGTACCTGAAGAAACACATATAAGATTTGTTATAACTTCTGGAGACGTTATACATTCTTATGCTGCTCCTGCTTTAGGTATAAAATGTGATGCATACCCTGGTAGATTAAATCAAGTTTCTGCATTTATTAACAGATCTGGTGTATTCTACGGACAATGTTCTGAAATATGTGGAATATTACATTCTTCTATGCCTATAGTAATTGAATCAGTAAGTTTAGAAAATTTCTTATCTTGACTTTTGTCGCAATAA
- the atp9 gene encoding ATP synthase subunit 9 encodes MIQVAKIIGTGLATTGLIGAGVGIGVVFGALILGVARNPSMRGQLFSYAILGFAFSEATGLFALMMAFLLLYVA; translated from the coding sequence ATGATACAAGTTGCAAAAATAATAGGAACAGGTTTAGCTACAACAGGGTTAATAGGAGCAGGAGTAGGAATAGGTGTAGTTTTCGGAGCTTTAATTTTAGGTGTAGCAAGAAACCCTTCTATGAGAGGTCAATTATTCTCATATGCTATACTAGGATTTGCTTTTTCTGAAGCTACAGGTTTATTCGCTTTAATGATGGCTTTCTTATTACTTTACGTAGCTTAA